One Bosea sp. 685 DNA segment encodes these proteins:
- a CDS encoding type II toxin-antitoxin system RelE/ParE family toxin, translating to MIQSFANRETERLFRDGVSAAQWRSIESVARRKLDMLDAAVALGDLRSPPGNRLEALKGNRRGQWSIRINDQWRICFRWIAEGPAAVEIVDYH from the coding sequence GTGATCCAGAGCTTCGCGAACCGCGAGACCGAACGCCTGTTCCGGGACGGCGTCAGCGCCGCGCAATGGCGCTCTATCGAGTCCGTCGCGCGGCGCAAGCTCGACATGCTCGACGCGGCAGTGGCGCTGGGCGATTTGCGCTCACCTCCGGGCAATCGCCTGGAGGCGCTGAAAGGCAACCGCCGCGGCCAGTGGAGCATCCGGATCAACGACCAATGGCGCATCTGCTTCCGCTGGATCGCAGAGGGGCCGGCGGCGGTCGAGATCGTCGATTATCATTGA
- a CDS encoding HigA family addiction module antitoxin has product MPRIRTHPGEILREEYLAPLGMSARQLAKALGVPGNRVSELLRERRDVSADTAIRLGRYFQTDPRFWLNLQAAHDLSKAETQQDYSAVQPHAA; this is encoded by the coding sequence ATGCCACGCATCCGCACCCATCCCGGCGAGATCCTGCGTGAGGAATACCTCGCCCCGCTCGGCATGAGCGCAAGGCAATTGGCGAAGGCGCTCGGCGTTCCCGGCAACCGCGTCAGCGAGTTGCTGCGCGAGCGCCGGGACGTCTCGGCCGATACCGCGATCCGGCTGGGGCGCTATTTCCAGACCGATCCGCGCTTCTGGCTCAATCTTCAGGCCGCGCACGACCTCTCCAAGGCCGAGACGCAGCAGGACTATTCAGCCGTCCAGCCGCACGCCGCCTGA